One segment of Triticum aestivum cultivar Chinese Spring chromosome 2A, IWGSC CS RefSeq v2.1, whole genome shotgun sequence DNA contains the following:
- the LOC123188579 gene encoding uncharacterized protein gives MDWCSPRRATVAAHRMFDEIPVKDGITWATIDSNGGLHSEAELQDNKDNRLRGNSFVYDVLTKSEIIWLLNPNPCEQAATSSSPTNVRFQIRLKVQVTPLILEKIKLLPSTKDGCALLYCCFFHLSGNTRLMADRHALAEERMELPRNKGGSPSPEHDHCND, from the exons ATGGACTGGTGCTCTCCTAGACGAGCTACGGTGGCCGCCCACAGGATGTTCGACGAAATTCCCGTCAAGGATGGCATCACTTGGGCGACCATAGACTCCAATGGAGGTTTGCACAGCGAAGCA GAGCTTCAAGATAACAAGGACAACAGGCTTCGCGGCAACTCATTCGTCTACGATGTCCTCACCAAATCGGAAATTATTTGGCTCCTAAATCCTAATCCATGTGAGCAAGCCGCCACTTCCTCTTCCCCCACCAATGTCCGCTTCCAAATCAGGCTGAAAGTCCAGGTCACTCCCCTAATATTAG AGAAGATAAAGTTATTGCCTAGTACCAAGGACGGGTGTGCACTCCTTTACTGCTGTTTTTTCCATTTGAGTGGCAACACTAG GCTTATGGCTGATCGTCATGCTCTAGCCGAGGAACGAATGGAGTTaccaagaaataaaggaggaagtcCATCACCTGAACATGATCATTGCAACGATTAA